The Oxalobacteraceae bacterium OTU3CINTB1 genome includes a window with the following:
- a CDS encoding class 1 fructose-bisphosphatase, producing MKRISLTQYLVEEQRQNNTIPAELRLLIEVVARACKTISHAVGKGALGEVLGTADTENVQGEVQKKLDIISNEILLEANEWGGHLAAMASEEMETIHPIPNRYPKGEYMLTFDPLDGSSNIDVNVSIGTIFSVLKAPEGMGEPTEEAFMQAGTKQVAAGYAVYGPQTMLVLTTGNGVNCFTLDREMGSWVLTQRDMKIPAKTKEFAINMSNARHWHAPVKRYVDELLEGENGPRGTNFNMRWVASMVADVHRILNRGGIFMYPADTRDTSMPGKLRLMYEANPMAFIVEQAGGSATDGTQRIMEIQPHKLHQRVPVFLGSRDEVAVVTGYHQG from the coding sequence ATGAAACGCATCAGCCTCACTCAATACCTGGTCGAAGAACAGCGCCAGAACAACACGATCCCGGCCGAACTGCGTCTGCTGATCGAAGTGGTCGCGCGCGCGTGCAAGACCATCAGCCACGCCGTGGGCAAGGGCGCGCTGGGCGAAGTGCTCGGCACCGCCGACACCGAAAACGTCCAGGGCGAAGTGCAGAAAAAACTCGACATCATCTCCAACGAGATCCTGCTCGAAGCGAATGAATGGGGCGGCCACCTGGCGGCGATGGCGTCGGAAGAGATGGAAACCATCCACCCGATCCCGAACCGCTATCCGAAGGGCGAGTACATGCTGACGTTCGATCCGCTGGACGGCTCGTCGAACATCGACGTCAACGTCTCGATCGGCACCATCTTCTCGGTGCTGAAGGCGCCGGAAGGCATGGGCGAACCGACCGAGGAAGCGTTCATGCAGGCAGGCACCAAGCAGGTCGCCGCCGGCTACGCCGTGTACGGCCCTCAGACCATGCTGGTGCTCACCACCGGCAATGGCGTCAACTGCTTCACGCTGGACCGCGAAATGGGTTCGTGGGTGCTGACACAGCGCGATATGAAGATCCCGGCCAAGACCAAGGAATTCGCCATCAACATGTCGAACGCGCGCCACTGGCACGCGCCGGTCAAGCGTTACGTCGACGAGCTGCTGGAAGGTGAGAACGGCCCGCGCGGCACCAACTTCAACATGCGCTGGGTGGCCTCGATGGTCGCCGACGTGCACCGCATCCTGAACCGCGGCGGCATCTTCATGTACCCGGCCGATACGCGCGACACGTCGATGCCGGGCAAGCTGCGTTTGATGTACGAGGCGAATCCGATGGCCTTCATCGTCGAGCAGGCGGGCGGCTCGGCCACCGACGGCACCCAGCGCATCATGGAGATCCAGCCGCACAAGCTGCACCAGCGCGTGCCGGTGTTCCTGGGATCGCGCGACGAGGTGGCGGTGGTGACGGGCTACCATCAGGGCTGA
- a CDS encoding Txe/YoeB family addiction module toxin: MKNKKASNKEQAKQSAVSFTDNGWEDYQHWQKTDPLLAEKVNQLIDACKSDPFKGIGKPEPLKGTLTGLWSRRIDREHRLVYTMLEGTLHIVACRFHYS, from the coding sequence ATGAAAAACAAGAAGGCAAGCAACAAAGAACAAGCTAAACAGTCCGCAGTATCATTTACGGACAATGGATGGGAAGACTATCAGCATTGGCAGAAAACCGATCCGCTGTTGGCCGAGAAGGTCAATCAACTGATTGATGCCTGCAAATCTGATCCCTTCAAAGGCATCGGCAAGCCGGAGCCACTTAAGGGCACTTTGACGGGACTTTGGTCTCGGCGGATTGATCGTGAGCACCGTCTGGTGTACACGATGCTGGAAGGCACGCTTCACATCGTCGCCTGTCGCTTCCACTACAGTTAA
- a CDS encoding type II toxin-antitoxin system prevent-host-death family antitoxin — translation MNILTFSEARAGLKAVMDDVCTDHSPTIITRQSGDAVVMLSLADFNSIEETLYLLGSPKNANRLLESIEQLKAGTARKRELIRHEKQEGKQQRTS, via the coding sequence ATGAACATCTTAACTTTTAGCGAGGCACGCGCCGGGCTCAAAGCTGTGATGGACGACGTTTGCACCGACCACAGCCCTACCATCATCACCCGTCAAAGCGGTGATGCCGTGGTGATGCTGTCGCTGGCCGATTTCAATAGCATCGAGGAAACGCTGTATCTTCTCGGTTCACCGAAAAACGCCAACCGGCTGCTGGAGTCTATAGAGCAGCTGAAAGCTGGCACGGCCCGAAAACGGGAGCTGATCCGGCATGAAAAACAAGAAGGCAAGCAACAAAGAACAAGCTAA